In the genome of Limimonas halophila, the window AGGGTACCACGCCAGACCCCCGGCTTGCGAGTCACAAAAACGCCTGAAGACGTTTTTTCTCGAAAACAGGGCAATGACTTTCCGGCGCGTGGTTCACTGGCGCGGCGGGGCGCCGCCGCCGGCGCGCGGCTGCCATTGGCGCGACCCAAGCTCTACCGCCGATTCGCAAGGGGCTTGCGAGCTCGCGCGAGTGGCGTGGGCCGCCGGCAGTGTGCCGTGTACATGCCCGCGCCAGTACGCTACTGTTTTAAGCGGATCGCCTTGACAACTCCATGCTCCGGCGCCCAAAGGGAGTGCGGTTGTCCGTTCGGTCGACGGAGAGATGCAACGTATTACGTCCTCAAAACTGTCAGCCGGACAGGTTACGCGAGCAGACGCAATCTCGGAAGCCGACACAAAAAGGACAGGATAGGGGGCTCGTTCCTCGATGACGAATGACAAGGTCGTTTGTAGAGGCCTTTACAAAATTTTCGGCCCTCGCCCGGACCAAGCGTACGAGCTGGTCCAACAGGGGAAGTCGAAAAACGAAATCTTCAAGGAGACGGGGAACACCGTCGGTGTTCAGGACGCAAACTTCTCCGTGAAGGAAGGAGAGGTTTTCGTCGTGATGGGGTTGTCCGGCTCGGGCAAGTCCACCCTCGTCCGCATGCTCAACCGTCTGATCGACCCCACCTTCGGCAGCGTGGAGATCGACGGTGAAGACATCGCCCAGATGAGCAAGGACGACCTCATCCGGATACGCCGGAACAAGATGGCGATGGTCTTCCAGTCCTTCGCGCTGATGCCGCACCAGACCGTGATCGAAAACGCCTCGTTCGGCCTGGACGTCGCCGGTGTCGGCCGCGAAGAGCGCTTCGACAGGGCGCTGAAGGCGCTGGACGCCGTGGGGCTGAAGGCCAACGCCAACAGCTATCCCTCGGAGCTGTCCGGGGGCATGAAGCAGCGTGTCGGCCTCGCCCGCGCGCTGACCAACGATCCCACCGTGATGCTGATGGACGAGGCGTTCTCCGCCCTCGACCCGTTGATCCGCACGGAGATGCAGGACGAGTTGTTGCGCCTGCAGCACGAGAGCCGGCGCACGGTCGTCTTCATCACCCACGACCTCGACGAGGCCATGCGCATCGGCGACCGCATCGCGGTGATGGAGGACGGGCGCATCGTCCAGATCGGCACGCCCGAGGAGATCGTCACCCAGCCCGCCGACGACTACGTCAGCGCCTTCTTCAAGGGCGTGGACGTCACCCAGGTGTTCTCGGCCGGCGACATCTGCCGCAACGACAGCATCTACGTCAGCGAGAACGCCGACGAGGCCGCCGGCACGGTCCTGGAGACAGTTCGCACCAATGGCCAGGAAGCCGCGGTGGTCATCGACAAGCAGGGCTCGTTCCAGGGCCTGGCCACCCGCGACAGCCTGAACAAGGCGAGCAAGCAGTCGGGCACCATCAAGGACGCCTTCGTTCAGGACGCTTCCGCGATCGGGGCTGACGCAGCGCTCTCCGACGTGCTTCACCAGGTCGCCCAGTCCAGCCATCCGGTGGCGGTTGCCGACGGCAACGGCAAGTACCTGGGCGCTGTCACGAAGGCTTCGCTGCTGCAGACACTGGATAGGACGGGCTGAGCCATGGACCTCGGAATTCGAGAGTGGATCAAAATCGATGTCGGCGGCGCGATTGAATGGCTGGTGGAGCTGATCCAGCAGAACCTCGGGCCGCTGCTGGACGCCATCCGCGCGGTGATCGGGTTTTTCGCCGAAGGACTAGAATACATCTTCCTGAACATTCCGCCGGTGATCCTCGCGATCCTGATCCTCCTGCTGGCGCTTTGGCGCGTCGGCTGGCGCTTCGGCATCTTCGTTGCCGTCGCGGTCGTCCTGATCTGGGGCATGAATCTTTGGACAGAGACGATGTCCACGATGGCGCTGGTCATCGCCTCCAGCTTGGTGGCGCTGCTCATCGGCTTCCCGACGGGCATCGCGATGGCCAAGAGCAACACGGTCGAAGCCATCATCCGCCCGATTCTGGACTTCATGCAGACCATGCCGCCCTTCGTGTACCTCATCCCGGCCGTCATCTTCTTTGGCCTGGGTAAGGTGCCGGGCGCGATCGCAACCGTCATCTTCGCCATGCCCCCGGCCGTTCGCCTGACGAATCTGGGCATCCGCCAGGTCAGCGCGGAGCACGTCGAAGCCGGCCTGGCGTTCGGGTGCACCGACCGTCAGCTGCTCTACAAGGTTCAGCTGCCCTTGGCGCTACCCAACATCATGCAGGGCGTGAACCAGACCATCATGCTGGCCCTGTCGATGGTGGTTATCGCCGCCATGATCGGTGCCGGCGGCCTGGGACAGACGGTCGTCACGGGCATTCAGCGGATGAACACCGGCCTCGGTTTCGAAGGCGGCCTGGGCGTCGTCATCGTGGCCATTCTGCTTGACCGGTTGACGGAGAGCTTTGGCAAGGTCAGGCAGGGAGAAGGCCTGATCACCAAGGTCATGCGCCTTGCCCGCGGCGGTCAGCAGCGTGCCGCCGAGGAAGGCGAGACCGAGACGGGTCGCGCGGCTTCGTAAACGCAGCGGAAGTCGCGACGCGGGGGATCGGCGGGCTGGCCGCCGGTCCTGCCGCTTCCACAAGGGAGGCGGATAAAAAAGCCAAGAATGCGAACGAGGAGGACCCTCTATGCTTAACACCGGAAAGAAGACGTTCGTTGCGGCCGTGACCGCCTTTGCCATGGCGGCGTCGCCGGCCGCTGCGAAAGTGAAGATCGGCTGGACCGCGTGGTCCGACGCTGAGTTCGTGACCAAGCTCGCCAAGCAGATTCTCGAGAACCGCGTGGACGAGGAAGTCGAGCTGGTTCAGACCGGTATCGCGCCGCAGTACCAGGGTGTGGCCAGTGGCGACATCGACGTCATGTTGATGTCCTGGCTGCCCAGCACCCACTCCGACTACATGAGCGACGTCGGCAACAAGGTCGTGAACCTGGGCATTCTGTACGGGCATTCGCGGCTCGGCTGGATCGTGCCGGACTACGTCCCGAAGGACCAGCTGAATTCCATCGCCGATCTCAAGAGCGAGAAGATGGCGGACAAGCTGGACGGCACGATCACGGGCATCGATCCGGGTGCCGGTCTGACCCGGCTTTCCAAGAAGGCCATCGAGGAGTACGGCCTCAAGGATGTCGGCTTCAACCTGCAGACCTCCAGCGGTGCCGGTATGACGGCCGCCCTCAAGCGCGCTGTCGACAACGAGGAGTGGATCGTGGTCACCGGGTGGACGCCGCATTGGAAGTTCGGCCGCTGGGATCTTCGCTTCCTGAAGGACCCCAAGGGCAGCCTCGGCAGCTTCGAGCGCATCCACGCGATCGCGCGTGAGGGCTTCTATCAGGAGAACATCGACGCCGCGATGACCCTGGCCCGCATGAACCTGCCGCTTGAGGAGCTGCAGGCCGCGATGTTCGATGCCCAGGAAACCTCCTATGAGGAGGCCGTGGACAAGTACATCGAGAACCACCAGAAGCGCGTGGACTACTGGGTCACGGGCGAGATCGAGTAACTGCGTCGCCACGCGACCGAGACCGGACGCAACCTGGGCCCGGCCGCAGTGCCGGGCCCTTTTCATTTCGGCATGCGAACGCCATGATCCGTATGTCGTTCTGGGCGGCACCGCGCCCTTTACGTGGCGTTAATGGCCGGCGCGCCACGCTCTGAACGGGTCGCAACGGGATTCGAAGCGGATGGACACCACCGTGGCTGAGACCGACACCGAAGACACGCCCATCCTGCGCGTGATCGCCGAGACGGAACGCCCCGTCGAGGTCGGCGATTTGGTCATGGATCCGCAGGGGCTACTCCAGCATCGCTCCGACGCGAACCCCGTCACGCTGACCTTCAGCTACCACGGCTACAGCTTCGTGGCGAACGTGCCCGCGGAACCCGAAACGCCACTGGTTCTG includes:
- the proV gene encoding glycine betaine/L-proline ABC transporter ATP-binding protein ProV, yielding MTNDKVVCRGLYKIFGPRPDQAYELVQQGKSKNEIFKETGNTVGVQDANFSVKEGEVFVVMGLSGSGKSTLVRMLNRLIDPTFGSVEIDGEDIAQMSKDDLIRIRRNKMAMVFQSFALMPHQTVIENASFGLDVAGVGREERFDRALKALDAVGLKANANSYPSELSGGMKQRVGLARALTNDPTVMLMDEAFSALDPLIRTEMQDELLRLQHESRRTVVFITHDLDEAMRIGDRIAVMEDGRIVQIGTPEEIVTQPADDYVSAFFKGVDVTQVFSAGDICRNDSIYVSENADEAAGTVLETVRTNGQEAAVVIDKQGSFQGLATRDSLNKASKQSGTIKDAFVQDASAIGADAALSDVLHQVAQSSHPVAVADGNGKYLGAVTKASLLQTLDRTG
- a CDS encoding ABC transporter permease; protein product: MDLGIREWIKIDVGGAIEWLVELIQQNLGPLLDAIRAVIGFFAEGLEYIFLNIPPVILAILILLLALWRVGWRFGIFVAVAVVLIWGMNLWTETMSTMALVIASSLVALLIGFPTGIAMAKSNTVEAIIRPILDFMQTMPPFVYLIPAVIFFGLGKVPGAIATVIFAMPPAVRLTNLGIRQVSAEHVEAGLAFGCTDRQLLYKVQLPLALPNIMQGVNQTIMLALSMVVIAAMIGAGGLGQTVVTGIQRMNTGLGFEGGLGVVIVAILLDRLTESFGKVRQGEGLITKVMRLARGGQQRAAEEGETETGRAAS
- a CDS encoding glycine betaine ABC transporter substrate-binding protein, which gives rise to MLNTGKKTFVAAVTAFAMAASPAAAKVKIGWTAWSDAEFVTKLAKQILENRVDEEVELVQTGIAPQYQGVASGDIDVMLMSWLPSTHSDYMSDVGNKVVNLGILYGHSRLGWIVPDYVPKDQLNSIADLKSEKMADKLDGTITGIDPGAGLTRLSKKAIEEYGLKDVGFNLQTSSGAGMTAALKRAVDNEEWIVVTGWTPHWKFGRWDLRFLKDPKGSLGSFERIHAIAREGFYQENIDAAMTLARMNLPLEELQAAMFDAQETSYEEAVDKYIENHQKRVDYWVTGEIE